The proteins below come from a single Juglans regia cultivar Chandler chromosome 12, Walnut 2.0, whole genome shotgun sequence genomic window:
- the LOC108992400 gene encoding uncharacterized protein LOC108992400, which produces MFLIAWGLWHQRNQMIHEDVVIPALQVAEAALSSHITHLQALTSQGPRDACRWVAPEPGFLKLYVDGAVFANQRSSGVGLILRNSKAEIIFSTSKKENDVKDPIEIEMLAILRGLQFCFPLGISHLVIESDSLLMVNEVQSDSISRSLHGNLVQQIKQLMLRFPCCSIQHNSRLGNGAAHGLAKLAWNIDDLITWWGSCSYCIEQVVWSDSML; this is translated from the coding sequence ATGTTCTTAATAGCTTGGGGATTGTGGCATCAGAGAAACCAGATGATCCATGAAGATGTGGTCATACCAGCATTACAAGTTGCTGAAGCGGCCCTATCCTCCCACATAACTCACTTGCAGGCTCTGACTTCTCAAGGACCCAGGGATGCTTGTCGCTGGGTGGCCCCTGAACCTGGGTTTCTGAAGCTATATGTGGATGGGGCTGTTTTTGCAAATCAAAGAAGCTCTGGTGTGGGCCTTATTCTGAGAAACTCAAAGGCTGAAATCATCTTCTCAActagtaaaaaagaaaatgatgtcaAAGACCCTATTGAAATAGAGATGCTAGCAATTTTAAGAGGCCTCCAGTTCTGTTTTCCCCTTGGTATCTCTCATTTGGTTATTGAAAGTGACTCCTTACTAATGGTGAATGAAGTGCAAAGTGACTCCATATCAAGATCCCTCCACGGCAATCTGGTGCAACAAATTAAGCAGCTAATGTTAAGATTTCCTTGTTGTTCTATTCAACACAATAGCCGATTAGGCAATGGTGCAGCCCATGGGTTGGCTAAACTTGCATGGAATATAGATGATCTGATAACTTGGTGGGGTTCTTGTTCTTATTGTATTGAACAAGTTGTTTGGTCAGATTCTATGTTGTAA